One Prolixibacteraceae bacterium DNA segment encodes these proteins:
- a CDS encoding DNA alkylation repair protein, which translates to MDFLLDNPEVEKIYQEIVKMIIPLKNGIVSDSMKARGIHYKVNLGASTVSLLELSKRYPKNHLLALKLWNKGWRETMILASMLEEPNETTSDQLDYWVKSFENIEIAEQMSMHLLAYVPDVYEKAKEWALGKKQIVKYTGILLMGRMALVDKVTSNEMFESFFEVLPPLSKDATLRSVLQRSFIQVGKRNKELNELSLMHFKHLLTIDSPVTQMMAQDVIDELSSPYVQDYLK; encoded by the coding sequence ATGGACTTTTTATTAGATAATCCAGAAGTTGAAAAGATATATCAAGAGATAGTAAAAATGATTATCCCACTTAAAAATGGAATTGTTTCTGATTCGATGAAGGCAAGAGGGATTCATTATAAAGTTAATCTAGGAGCTTCAACAGTTAGTCTGTTGGAGTTGTCAAAGCGCTATCCTAAGAACCATCTTCTGGCTTTGAAGTTATGGAATAAAGGTTGGAGAGAAACAATGATTTTGGCTTCGATGCTGGAAGAGCCTAATGAGACGACTTCTGATCAACTTGATTATTGGGTGAAGAGTTTCGAAAATATAGAAATTGCAGAACAGATGTCGATGCATCTTTTGGCATATGTCCCAGATGTTTATGAAAAAGCGAAAGAGTGGGCACTAGGCAAAAAGCAGATTGTTAAATATACTGGTATCTTATTAATGGGAAGAATGGCTTTGGTGGACAAAGTGACTTCTAATGAGATGTTTGAGTCTTTCTTTGAGGTTCTTCCTCCATTATCAAAAGATGCAACTTTACGATCAGTGCTTCAACGATCTTTTATTCAAGTAGGAAAGAGGAATAAAGAGTTGAATGAATTATCCTTAATGCATTTTAAACATCTTCTAACTATTGATAGTCCTGTGACACAGATGATGGCGCAGGATGTTATAGATGAATTGAGTAGTCCTTATGTACAGGATTATTTAAAATGA
- a CDS encoding GNAT family N-acetyltransferase gives MNIVEVTTSQLESVFLKMPTKIYSKDINWVRPLDKMIDSVFHRDKNGFYQHGDAIRWVVFNSEGICVGRIAAFYDKKKAFTFNQPTGGVGFFESVNDQTVADLLFETAKEWLQTQGMEAMDGPINFGENLINWGLLVDGFHCQSFGIPYNLPYYETLFRYYGFQTYFEQYCYRMDIDKGLSPRLMKIARWISKRPGYSFEHVDFKNLGKYVEDFMEIYRKAWKSHDNFKGIDPKDIKAIGSFLKKLADEKYFWFAYHNDNPVAFFAMTPDWNQILKHLNGKINLFSIIKFLYLRRKKTITRARCFVMGVVPEFQGSGIESAIFAQLEKVLEKQPWMKELEFSWVGDFNPKMELLYQSVGGEKVSTLLTMRCLFDSSKPFERAPILHESMIDRVKESKK, from the coding sequence ATGAATATTGTTGAAGTTACGACCTCTCAACTAGAGAGTGTGTTTCTAAAAATGCCGACTAAGATCTATTCAAAAGATATTAATTGGGTCCGTCCATTGGATAAGATGATTGATTCGGTCTTTCATCGAGACAAGAATGGTTTTTACCAGCATGGAGATGCAATTCGATGGGTTGTGTTTAATTCTGAGGGTATATGCGTTGGTCGAATAGCTGCTTTTTATGATAAGAAAAAAGCTTTTACTTTCAACCAACCAACAGGAGGAGTAGGTTTTTTTGAATCTGTAAATGATCAGACCGTTGCCGATCTTTTGTTTGAAACCGCAAAAGAGTGGTTGCAAACACAGGGAATGGAAGCGATGGATGGTCCCATTAACTTTGGTGAAAATCTAATTAATTGGGGATTGTTAGTTGATGGTTTTCATTGTCAGTCTTTTGGTATTCCTTACAATTTACCCTATTACGAGACATTGTTTCGATACTATGGGTTTCAAACATATTTTGAACAATATTGTTACAGAATGGACATTGATAAGGGGTTATCTCCCCGTTTGATGAAGATTGCAAGATGGATCTCTAAACGACCAGGCTATAGTTTTGAACATGTCGATTTCAAAAACTTGGGTAAATATGTAGAAGACTTTATGGAGATTTATCGTAAAGCATGGAAGTCACATGATAATTTCAAGGGAATTGATCCTAAGGATATTAAGGCTATTGGTTCTTTTTTAAAAAAACTTGCTGATGAGAAGTATTTTTGGTTTGCTTATCACAATGACAATCCAGTTGCCTTTTTTGCAATGACTCCTGATTGGAATCAGATATTAAAACATTTAAATGGGAAGATTAATCTATTTTCCATCATAAAATTCTTATATTTGCGAAGGAAAAAAACAATCACAAGAGCGCGTTGTTTCGTGATGGGAGTAGTTCCTGAATTTCAGGGGTCTGGAATTGAATCTGCTATTTTTGCCCAGCTAGAAAAAGTGTTGGAAAAACAACCTTGGATGAAAGAGTTAGAGTTTTCATGGGTTGGTGACTTTAATCCCAAAATGGAGCTCCTATACCAATCAGTAGGTGGTGAAAAAGTTTCGACACTATTAACGATGCGTTGTTTGTTCGATTCCTCAAAGCCTTTTGAAAGGGCACCGATTCTTCATGAGTCGATGATTGATAGAGTAAAAGAGAGCAAGAAATAG
- a CDS encoding type B 50S ribosomal protein L31: protein MKQGIHPENYRQVCFKDMSNGETFITKSTVDTRDAIEIDGVEYPLVKLEISSSSHPFYTGKMKLVDTAGRVDKFMNKYKKHLAKK from the coding sequence ATGAAACAAGGAATACACCCAGAAAATTACAGACAAGTTTGTTTCAAAGACATGTCTAACGGTGAAACTTTCATCACTAAGTCGACTGTTGACACAAGAGATGCAATCGAAATTGATGGAGTTGAATACCCTCTAGTGAAACTAGAAATTTCTAGTAGTTCACACCCATTCTATACTGGTAAAATGAAACTTGTAGATACTGCAGGACGTGTTGACAAGTTCATGAATAAGTATAAGAAACATCTTGCCAAGAAATAA
- the lon gene encoding endopeptidase La encodes MGEDYIPIIADGNDADLASVPMPDALPILPLRNTVLFPGVVMPISVGRKKSLELIREAYADNRLIGTIAQKEGKIENPTKEDMYQIGTMAEILKILEMPDGSTSVVIQGKKRFRVLDMFQDDPYFRALVVPSQEELPDNHSREFDAVISTLKELASKIVAGGVGGPSEAQFALKNIENNTFLINFLCNNSNITSEERQQLLELDSVRSRGGKLITYLVKEVQVIELKQDIQDKVKTDMDQQQREYILHQQMKTIQDELGGNPLEQEIEEFRERSEKKQWSDEVAELFQKELDKLQRLNPAAGEYSIQSGYVEMLLDLPWNEYSEDNFNMDHAEEVLDSDHYGLEKVKDRILEHLAVLKLKGDMKSPILCLYGPPGVGKTSLGKSIAKSLGREYVRMSLGGLHDESEIRGHRRTYIGAMPGRIIQSVKKAGSSNPVFILDEIDKISSDFHGDPASALLEVLDPEQNSTFHDNYLDIDYDLSKVMFIATANSLSTLHPALRDRMELIDVSGYLVEEKIEIVKRHLLSRQIENHGLKAEDLFLSDEVIEVIIDSYTRESGVRLLDKMIAKLCRRVAKKVAFGKEYNPHIQKEDIKEYLGTPVYTKELYEGNDYAGVVTGLAWTAVGGEILYIETSVNKGNGKLTLTGNLGDVMKESAMIALQYLRSHSESLDLDPQIFDKWNVHVHVPEGAIPKDGPSAGITMATALASSFTQRKVKKNIAMTGEITLRGKVLPVGGIKEKILAAKRSGVKEIILSEDNRKDIEDIKELYIQGLKFHYVKNISDVLSIALLKSKVDNAITIK; translated from the coding sequence ATGGGAGAAGATTATATACCTATTATTGCCGATGGCAATGATGCGGACTTGGCTTCAGTACCAATGCCAGATGCTTTGCCTATTTTGCCTTTGCGAAATACGGTTTTGTTTCCTGGTGTGGTAATGCCAATCTCTGTTGGGAGAAAGAAGTCTCTTGAACTTATTCGTGAAGCTTATGCTGACAATAGGTTAATAGGAACTATTGCTCAGAAAGAGGGAAAGATAGAAAATCCTACGAAAGAGGATATGTACCAAATAGGAACCATGGCAGAGATTTTAAAGATCTTAGAGATGCCAGATGGTTCTACTTCTGTAGTGATACAAGGTAAGAAACGTTTCCGTGTACTGGATATGTTTCAAGATGATCCATATTTTAGAGCTTTAGTTGTTCCCTCTCAAGAAGAGTTGCCGGACAATCACTCCAGGGAATTTGATGCGGTTATCAGTACTTTGAAGGAGCTTGCTTCTAAAATCGTAGCAGGCGGTGTAGGTGGTCCTTCAGAAGCACAGTTTGCTCTTAAGAATATTGAAAACAATACTTTTTTAATCAACTTCTTATGTAATAACTCTAATATCACTAGCGAAGAGAGACAGCAACTTTTGGAGTTAGATAGTGTACGATCTAGAGGAGGGAAGTTGATCACTTATCTTGTGAAAGAGGTTCAAGTAATTGAACTCAAACAAGACATACAAGATAAGGTGAAGACAGATATGGATCAGCAGCAGCGTGAATATATTTTACACCAGCAGATGAAAACCATTCAAGATGAGCTTGGTGGTAATCCGTTGGAGCAAGAGATTGAAGAGTTTCGAGAACGTTCTGAGAAGAAGCAGTGGTCGGATGAAGTTGCTGAATTGTTTCAGAAAGAGTTAGACAAATTGCAACGTTTGAATCCTGCTGCTGGAGAATACTCTATTCAGTCTGGTTATGTAGAGATGTTACTAGATCTTCCTTGGAATGAATACTCGGAAGATAACTTTAACATGGATCATGCTGAAGAGGTTTTGGATTCTGATCACTATGGACTAGAGAAGGTCAAGGATCGTATTTTAGAGCACTTGGCTGTATTGAAGTTAAAAGGAGATATGAAGTCCCCTATTCTTTGTCTATATGGACCTCCAGGGGTTGGAAAAACTTCTTTGGGTAAATCTATTGCAAAATCATTAGGACGTGAATACGTAAGAATGAGTTTGGGTGGATTGCATGATGAATCTGAGATAAGGGGGCATCGACGTACCTATATAGGAGCCATGCCAGGACGTATTATCCAAAGTGTTAAGAAGGCAGGTTCATCCAATCCTGTATTTATCTTGGATGAAATAGATAAAATATCTAGTGATTTCCACGGAGATCCTGCATCTGCACTATTAGAGGTGTTGGATCCAGAGCAAAATAGTACTTTCCATGACAATTATTTGGATATCGACTATGACCTATCTAAGGTGATGTTTATTGCTACTGCCAACTCCTTAAGTACGCTTCATCCAGCACTGCGTGATCGTATGGAGTTGATCGATGTAAGTGGTTACCTTGTGGAAGAGAAGATTGAAATTGTGAAACGTCACTTGCTTTCTCGTCAAATAGAGAATCACGGCTTAAAAGCAGAGGATCTATTCTTGAGTGATGAGGTGATCGAAGTGATTATCGATAGTTATACTCGTGAATCGGGAGTTCGACTTCTAGATAAGATGATAGCAAAATTGTGTCGTCGTGTTGCAAAGAAGGTTGCTTTTGGGAAAGAGTATAACCCTCATATCCAAAAAGAGGATATAAAAGAGTACTTAGGTACTCCTGTTTATACCAAGGAACTGTATGAAGGCAACGATTATGCTGGAGTGGTTACTGGTTTGGCATGGACTGCAGTGGGTGGAGAGATCTTATATATTGAGACAAGTGTCAATAAGGGAAATGGGAAACTGACCTTAACCGGAAATTTAGGGGATGTGATGAAAGAGTCTGCAATGATCGCATTGCAATATCTTCGTTCTCATTCGGAGTCTCTTGATCTTGATCCACAGATCTTTGATAAATGGAATGTTCACGTGCATGTTCCAGAGGGAGCTATTCCCAAAGATGGTCCTAGTGCTGGTATCACTATGGCAACAGCATTGGCATCAAGCTTTACTCAGCGCAAGGTGAAGAAAAACATTGCGATGACAGGAGAGATTACACTTCGAGGTAAAGTATTGCCAGTTGGTGGTATTAAAGAGAAAATACTAGCTGCTAAAAGATCAGGTGTGAAAGAGATTATTCTTTCGGAGGATAATAGAAAAGATATTGAAGATATCAAAGAGCTATATATCCAAGGACTTAAATTTCACTATGTGAAAAATATTTCCGATGTGTTGTCTATCGCACTTTTGAAATCAAAAGTTGACAATGCAATTACAATAAAGTGA
- a CDS encoding YciI family protein, whose product MYIISLKYTVALNKIEEHLEEHVEYLKKNYKAKHFIASGRKVPRDGGIILATIKSRETLDKIIKEDPFYIHQLADYHITEFIPSMTSDKLTSLKE is encoded by the coding sequence ATGTATATCATTTCCCTAAAGTACACTGTAGCATTAAATAAGATAGAGGAACATTTAGAAGAACATGTTGAATATCTAAAGAAGAATTACAAGGCAAAGCATTTTATTGCATCTGGTAGAAAGGTTCCCCGAGACGGTGGAATAATATTGGCAACCATTAAATCGAGAGAAACTCTCGATAAAATAATTAAAGAGGACCCTTTTTATATACACCAACTTGCGGACTATCACATTACAGAGTTTATTCCAAGCATGACAAGTGATAAATTGACTTCGTTAAAAGAGTAA
- a CDS encoding formylglycine-generating enzyme family protein, with protein sequence MVSCSSNSSNNKSHGHQKEEVVEQKSCCMSKKPDRFGNTIDHSVQSTTEKSYQTKEGKEVDLKEMKFIPATTFTMGARDPKFARADEYPTHQVKLDAYYIDKHLVTNNEFAAFVKATGYVTTAEKVPTWEELKEYSPPGTPKPADSLLIAASLVFTPPNHPVPFNDPTVWWSWRGGANWRHPQGPNSDIKGKDNHPVVQVSWFDAMAYANWAGKRLVTEAEWEYAARGGHDDYIYSWGNERIYEGDPKANSWDGSFPYRNDLRDGFYDTSPVDQYPPNGFGLLDMAGNVWEWTNDWYRNDYYQECKDGGVAQNPQGVSRKYSYDPNEPGVPKKAQRGGSYLCNDSYCSGYRSASRMKSSPDSGMPHLGFRCAVSVSDITLVN encoded by the coding sequence ATGGTGTCTTGTTCATCTAATTCAAGTAATAATAAATCTCATGGCCATCAAAAAGAAGAAGTAGTAGAACAGAAATCATGTTGTATGTCAAAGAAGCCAGATCGATTTGGTAATACAATAGATCATTCAGTACAAAGTACAACAGAAAAATCATATCAAACGAAAGAGGGTAAAGAGGTTGATTTAAAGGAGATGAAATTTATTCCTGCAACCACTTTTACGATGGGGGCACGTGATCCAAAATTTGCGAGAGCGGATGAATATCCTACGCATCAAGTTAAGCTTGATGCATACTATATAGATAAACATTTGGTGACAAATAATGAGTTTGCAGCTTTTGTCAAAGCAACAGGATATGTGACTACAGCGGAGAAAGTCCCTACATGGGAAGAGTTAAAAGAGTATTCTCCTCCAGGTACACCTAAACCTGCAGATTCATTGTTGATTGCTGCATCTTTGGTTTTTACTCCTCCAAATCATCCAGTTCCATTTAATGATCCGACAGTGTGGTGGTCTTGGAGAGGAGGAGCTAATTGGAGACACCCACAAGGTCCCAATAGTGATATAAAGGGTAAGGATAATCATCCTGTTGTTCAAGTTTCTTGGTTTGATGCGATGGCTTATGCAAATTGGGCAGGAAAGCGTTTGGTGACAGAAGCGGAATGGGAGTATGCAGCTAGAGGTGGTCATGATGATTATATCTATTCATGGGGAAATGAACGAATATATGAAGGAGACCCTAAGGCAAATTCATGGGATGGCTCCTTTCCTTATCGAAATGATTTACGTGACGGATTTTATGATACTTCACCTGTAGATCAATATCCCCCTAATGGTTTTGGTTTGTTGGATATGGCTGGTAATGTTTGGGAGTGGACAAATGACTGGTATCGTAATGACTATTATCAAGAGTGTAAAGATGGTGGTGTAGCTCAGAATCCTCAAGGAGTTTCGCGTAAATATTCTTATGATCCTAATGAGCCTGGAGTCCCTAAGAAAGCACAACGAGGTGGTTCTTATTTATGTAATGATAGTTACTGCTCAGGATATAGATCGGCGTCTAGAATGAAGTCTTCTCCTGATAGTGGTATGCCTCACCTCGGATTTCGATGTGCGGTATCTGTTTCCGATATAACTTTGGTTAATTGA
- a CDS encoding DUF5103 domain-containing protein — protein MNPKVSKNTTFDNKIKSVQFTHKDNELSSPILLINSNQKLVLSFDDLHQESRNFAYTVIQCDWNWKPLDNYFNDYMEGMRTNEIYDYFNSENTQIPYTHCKLQIPNEDCKIIQTGNYLIRVYDADLSDEDVLMQRRFQVINPKVEFSGKVINSNLIRQGEKNQELFFDVKYPQLQVTDPKSEIHVVITQNRRWDIAREVQYSFQTESTLKFQNDPNLFFSPLNEFRSFTIRDEKSVNLHVETMQYIDPYYHATLDWDNMRRGRIFRSSSDINGAFTIVADRTNNPSTQGDYIIVHFRMNIPVDLKDGIYIVGDLTNWDTKQENRMYRIKGEPGYYADIILKEGIYNYQYGYKTNQDNHFNIKMFEGNFIETENEYQVWVYYSPIGARYSQLVGYTNFNSTK, from the coding sequence TTGAATCCTAAAGTTTCAAAAAACACTACTTTCGATAATAAAATTAAAAGTGTACAATTTACCCATAAAGATAATGAGCTATCCTCCCCTATCTTACTTATAAACAGTAACCAAAAACTAGTACTTTCATTTGATGATTTACACCAAGAATCACGTAATTTTGCATATACAGTTATTCAATGTGATTGGAATTGGAAACCATTAGATAACTACTTCAACGACTATATGGAAGGGATGAGGACAAATGAGATATATGACTATTTTAACTCAGAAAACACACAAATCCCATATACCCACTGTAAACTTCAGATTCCGAATGAAGACTGTAAAATTATACAAACGGGGAACTATCTTATTCGTGTCTATGATGCAGATCTATCTGATGAAGATGTCTTAATGCAAAGACGTTTTCAAGTTATTAATCCCAAAGTTGAATTTTCAGGAAAGGTAATTAACTCAAATCTGATACGTCAAGGAGAAAAAAATCAAGAGCTCTTTTTTGATGTTAAATATCCTCAGCTTCAAGTGACAGATCCTAAAAGCGAAATACATGTCGTAATTACACAAAATAGAAGATGGGATATCGCTAGGGAAGTTCAATACTCATTTCAGACAGAAAGCACCCTTAAATTTCAAAACGATCCAAACCTATTCTTTTCTCCCTTAAATGAATTTCGATCGTTTACTATCAGAGATGAAAAGTCGGTAAATCTACATGTAGAAACGATGCAATACATCGATCCATATTATCATGCTACTTTAGATTGGGATAACATGAGAAGAGGAAGAATCTTCAGGAGTAGCTCAGATATAAATGGAGCTTTTACTATTGTTGCTGACAGAACAAATAATCCTTCAACACAAGGAGATTATATTATTGTACATTTTAGAATGAATATACCTGTCGATCTTAAAGATGGTATTTATATCGTTGGTGATTTAACCAATTGGGATACAAAACAGGAAAACAGGATGTATCGTATCAAAGGAGAACCTGGATATTATGCAGATATTATTCTAAAAGAAGGGATCTACAACTACCAATACGGCTACAAGACAAACCAGGACAATCACTTTAATATCAAGATGTTTGAAGGCAATTTTATTGAAACAGAAAACGAATATCAGGTATGGGTTTATTACAGTCCTATTGGGGCAAGGTACTCTCAACTTGTAGGTTACACTAATTTCAATAGTACAAAATAA
- a CDS encoding Na(+)-translocating NADH-quinone reductase subunit A, with the protein MSNVIKLKKGLNIPLKGEAEKTIVKASPSQTYAIKPTDFPGLTPKLSVKEGATVKAGTPLFYDKNNTDVKYTSPISGEVVAVVRGERRRILEVVVKADNEIVYEEFQQGKPSSLNGEEIRKNLLSSGLWPMIKMRPYGIVARPDDTPKDIFISCFDSAPLASDLEFILSEEREHFQIGVDALSKLTTGSVHLGLDADRANKMFSSIKNVTTHAFKGVHPAGNVGVQISHVSPINKGEIYWTVSAQDVVSIGRLFDTGKFDAKRVVAVTGSPLNTPKYVETLLGANISSILQESVDTDNVRIISGDVLTGTAVKVDGHASFYSNQVNVLPEGDYYEMFGWGLPGFGKFSPSRTFFSWLGSKAKKFTFDTNLHGEERAFVVTGEYEKVLPMDILPVQLFKAILANDIDKMEQLGIYEVIEEDIALCEYICTSKIDIQKILRDGINTMIKELG; encoded by the coding sequence ATGTCAAACGTTATAAAGCTTAAAAAGGGTTTAAATATTCCGCTAAAAGGGGAGGCAGAGAAGACGATAGTTAAAGCGTCACCTAGCCAAACTTATGCGATTAAACCAACGGATTTCCCTGGTTTGACACCAAAACTTTCTGTGAAAGAGGGAGCTACAGTGAAAGCTGGAACACCTCTTTTTTACGATAAAAACAATACGGATGTAAAGTATACTTCTCCCATAAGTGGTGAGGTCGTTGCTGTGGTTCGTGGAGAACGTCGTCGTATATTGGAAGTAGTGGTGAAGGCCGACAATGAAATCGTGTACGAAGAGTTCCAACAAGGAAAACCTTCATCATTAAATGGAGAAGAGATTCGTAAGAATTTACTTTCTTCGGGTCTATGGCCAATGATTAAGATGAGACCTTATGGAATTGTTGCTCGTCCTGATGATACACCAAAAGATATTTTTATCTCTTGTTTTGATTCGGCTCCTTTGGCTTCAGATTTAGAATTTATTCTTTCTGAAGAGCGTGAGCATTTCCAAATTGGAGTAGATGCATTATCTAAGTTAACAACTGGATCAGTTCATTTAGGATTGGATGCGGATCGTGCGAACAAAATGTTCTCATCGATTAAGAATGTTACAACACATGCTTTTAAGGGTGTTCACCCCGCAGGTAATGTGGGAGTGCAAATTTCGCATGTTTCCCCTATTAATAAAGGAGAAATTTATTGGACTGTTTCTGCACAAGATGTAGTAAGTATTGGTCGTCTTTTTGATACTGGAAAATTCGATGCAAAACGTGTTGTTGCGGTAACTGGTTCTCCTCTTAATACGCCTAAATATGTTGAAACACTTCTTGGTGCGAATATCTCTTCTATTCTTCAAGAGAGTGTAGATACTGATAATGTTCGTATTATTTCAGGAGATGTTCTGACTGGTACTGCAGTTAAGGTAGACGGACATGCATCATTTTATTCGAATCAAGTCAATGTATTGCCAGAAGGAGACTACTATGAGATGTTTGGATGGGGACTACCTGGTTTTGGTAAGTTTAGTCCTTCGAGAACTTTCTTCTCATGGCTAGGCTCAAAAGCGAAGAAGTTTACTTTTGATACCAATCTACATGGTGAAGAACGTGCATTTGTAGTAACAGGAGAATACGAAAAAGTTCTTCCTATGGATATACTTCCAGTTCAGTTGTTTAAAGCTATTTTAGCAAATGATATTGACAAAATGGAACAACTAGGAATTTATGAGGTTATAGAAGAGGATATTGCTCTTTGTGAGTATATTTGTACTTCTAAAATCGATATCCAAAAGATTCTTCGTGACGGTATTAACACAATGATCAAGGAGTTAGGATAG
- a CDS encoding NADH:ubiquinone reductase (Na(+)-transporting) subunit B, with protein MKALRNWIDKQKPQFEKGGKLHMFKSVFGGFETFLFVPNHTTKGGTHVRDYVDLKRTMSVVVLALIPALLVGMYNIGYQHNLAVGVTDGFWETFFYGFIKVLPAIIVSYAVGLGIEFATAQMRGHEINEGFLVSGLLIPMVMPVNTPLWMIAVAVAFSVIFCKEVFGGTGMNIWNPALVTRAFLFFAYPSQMSGESVWVSLGGEKAVDAFSGATPLAKAAEAVTTGTLDLGNFSPMDAFLGFIPGSIGETSTLAILIGAVILIWTGIGSWKIMLSTVLGASFVGILMNLFGSNPYMTDMPFWYHFIIGGFAFGAVFMATDPVSAAQTEKGKWYYGFFIGVLAVVIRVMNPAYPEGMMLAILLMNTFAPLIDHGVVSGNIKRRLKRAKA; from the coding sequence ATGAAAGCATTAAGAAACTGGATTGACAAACAGAAACCGCAATTTGAAAAGGGCGGTAAATTGCATATGTTTAAATCTGTATTTGGCGGATTTGAAACATTTTTGTTCGTACCAAATCATACGACAAAGGGCGGAACTCACGTAAGAGATTATGTGGATCTTAAACGTACTATGTCCGTTGTGGTTTTGGCATTGATTCCTGCTTTATTAGTAGGAATGTATAATATAGGTTATCAACATAACCTAGCTGTTGGGGTAACTGATGGCTTTTGGGAAACTTTCTTCTATGGCTTTATTAAAGTATTGCCTGCGATTATCGTATCCTATGCTGTTGGACTTGGAATTGAATTTGCTACAGCGCAAATGAGAGGTCACGAAATTAACGAAGGATTCTTGGTTAGTGGACTTTTGATTCCAATGGTAATGCCTGTCAATACTCCTCTGTGGATGATTGCTGTGGCTGTTGCCTTCTCTGTTATTTTCTGTAAAGAAGTTTTTGGTGGAACAGGTATGAATATCTGGAACCCTGCATTGGTAACTCGTGCATTTTTGTTCTTCGCTTACCCTTCACAAATGTCTGGTGAGTCTGTATGGGTTTCACTAGGTGGTGAAAAGGCAGTAGATGCATTTTCGGGTGCTACTCCTCTTGCAAAGGCTGCAGAAGCTGTAACAACAGGAACATTAGATCTAGGTAATTTCAGTCCGATGGATGCCTTCTTAGGTTTTATTCCTGGTTCTATTGGAGAGACTTCTACTTTGGCAATTCTTATTGGAGCGGTTATCTTAATCTGGACAGGAATTGGAAGCTGGAAGATTATGTTGTCTACTGTATTGGGTGCTAGTTTTGTAGGGATTTTAATGAATCTTTTCGGATCTAATCCATACATGACAGATATGCCATTTTGGTATCACTTTATTATTGGTGGATTTGCTTTTGGTGCTGTGTTTATGGCTACAGACCCTGTATCTGCTGCTCAAACTGAGAAAGGAAAGTGGTATTATGGATTTTTTATCGGTGTTCTAGCAGTAGTTATCCGTGTTATGAACCCAGCATACCCTGAAGGCATGATGTTGGCAATCTTATTAATGAATACTTTTGCTCCGCTTATTGACCATGGTGTTGTATCTGGTAATATCAAGCGTAGATTAAAACGTGCAAAAGCCTAA
- the nqrC gene encoding NADH:ubiquinone reductase (Na(+)-transporting) subunit C has product MDKNSNSYTFIYASVMVIVVAAVLALAAVNLKPYQEKNVAIEKKQNILKSVNIVVDAAHAEDKYSDVITDAFVVNNQGEKVDGDAFTVNLKAQYSERDASKKLLPVFVAKTDKGTKYIIPLYGAGLWGPIWGYISLNEDMSTIYGATFDHQGETPGLGAEIATSGFQKPFVGKTIFDKSGKLVSITVAKASEKATANPAHSVDAISGGTITSKGLQAMVGDDLKLYENFIKKVK; this is encoded by the coding sequence ATGGATAAGAATAGCAATTCATATACGTTTATCTATGCTTCGGTTATGGTGATAGTGGTTGCAGCAGTACTTGCTTTGGCTGCAGTAAACCTAAAACCTTACCAAGAAAAAAACGTAGCAATCGAAAAGAAGCAGAATATTCTTAAGTCGGTAAATATTGTTGTAGATGCAGCTCATGCTGAAGATAAATATAGCGATGTAATTACTGATGCGTTTGTTGTGAACAATCAAGGTGAAAAAGTAGATGGAGATGCATTTACTGTGAACTTGAAAGCACAATATTCAGAGAGAGATGCTTCTAAAAAACTTCTTCCTGTATTTGTTGCGAAAACAGATAAAGGAACGAAATATATTATCCCTCTTTATGGAGCAGGTCTATGGGGACCAATTTGGGGATATATCTCATTGAATGAAGATATGAGTACCATTTATGGAGCAACATTTGATCACCAAGGAGAAACTCCAGGTTTGGGAGCAGAAATTGCAACTTCAGGTTTTCAAAAGCCTTTTGTAGGGAAAACAATTTTCGATAAATCAGGCAAGTTGGTTTCTATTACTGTTGCAAAAGCAAGTGAGAAAGCAACTGCAAATCCAGCACATAGTGTGGATGCGATCTCAGGAGGTACTATTACTTCTAAAGGACTTCAAGCAATGGTTGGAGATGATTTAAAGTTGTATGAGAACTTTATCAAAAAAGTAAAATAA